From Odontesthes bonariensis isolate fOdoBon6 chromosome 21, fOdoBon6.hap1, whole genome shotgun sequence, a single genomic window includes:
- the nme4 gene encoding nucleoside diphosphate kinase, mitochondrial: protein MLQRRLFHTVLQHFYPGNQETTKSLLSGFPLALRYGHRSAWHRSNSSFQDLRERTLVAVKPDGVQRRLVGQIIQRFEQRGFKLVGLKMLQASEDLLSEHYCELKMKPFYHSLLRYMTSGPVVVMVWEGHNVVKTSRTMVGHTNPAEALAGTVRGDFSIHVSRNVVHASDSVEGAQKEIQLWFKEKDLLYWDCCDQTSPSDV, encoded by the exons ATGTTGCAGCGGCGACTTTTTCACACAGTTCTCCAACACTTTTACCCGGGGAATCAGGAAACCACCAAAAGTCTGCTGTCAGGGTTCCCCCTTGCGTTGCGGTATGGACACAGATCTGCTTGGCACAGGAGCAACTCAA GTTTCCAAGACTTGAGGGAGCGGACTCTTGTTGCGGTGAAGCCGGATGGAGTTCAGCGTCGTCTTGTTGGACAGATAATTCAGCGGTTTGAGCAGCGAGGCTTCAAGTTGGTTGGCCTGAAGATGTTGCAG GCATCTGAAGATCTCCTGTCTGAGCACTATTGTGAACTGAAGATGAAGCCTTTCTATCACAGTCTGCTGCGTTACATGACCTCAGGGCCTGTGGTTGTCATG GTATGGGAAGGACACAACGTGGTCAAGACGTCACGGACAATGGTGGGACACACAAATCCAGCCGAGGCCCTGGCAGGCACCGTCAGAGGAGATTTCAGCATTCACGTCAGCAG GAATGTGGTCCATGCCAGTGATTCAGTGGAGGGGGCTCAAAAAGAGATTCAGCTGTGGTTTAAAGAAAAAGATCTCCTGTACTGGGACTGCTGTGACCAGACCAGCCCCAGTGACGTGTGA
- the eps8l1a gene encoding epidermal growth factor receptor kinase substrate 8-like protein 1a encodes MSAQPPPVVPRKPQGVRVLIPPGEQLQPGVLCIYEKSGKENGESMELNGLSLQNAEREVEILNHCFDEVERFMTCLQQTAEAQSVLNQRKKKGSRKSKKQNQDDDLLAMKANPPSEEQFADLFQKIKYSLCLLDRLGSSISQPDAPELLHHVFVPLRLLVKTTGGPALGASVASPIMTSGAVSLLQEHLTEEEKELWTSLGTNWTSPRSDQSVSDPPYSPMFLDGWQPQAYDSAGQVFEDPIQLQHKQDAVRQSRRKQSLQEQARPTEEGHGEGAEEVDENGLPPEGERLYCCSYDFVARNSSELSVLQGETLEVIESSKRWWKCRNRFEQIGFVPHNILEPLSALNNTQRDNRVVRTESKKTALFPQTMRFSYAPSSPDGTSPTAISPTVRAQSMFLPSTFMSGEDGDRVLIMNDELLQRLAQKRGSVHRPVVPCPSETSAPLNYHSPHAEVEAWLIEKAFSPKTIQSLAILSGAQLFSLNKEELCTVSPEEGARVYQQILVQKALLEDVRKASELEAAMERQ; translated from the exons ATGTCAGCACAACCTCCTCCAGTGGTCCCACGAAAACCTCAAGGTGTCCGAGTGCTGATCCCTCCTGGAGAGCAGCTTCAACCAGGTGTACTGTGCATTTATGAAAAGTCTGGCAAAG AGAATGGTGAAAGTATGGAGTTGAATGGCCTTTCTCTACAGAATGCAGAGAGAGAAGTG GAAATCTTAAACCACTGCTTTGATGAGGTGGAGAGATTCATGACTTGCTTGCAGCAGACAGCTGAGGCCCAGAGTGTTCTAAACCAAAGGAAGAAGAAGGGAAGCAGGAAAAGCAAGAAGCAAAACCAAGATG ATGATTTGTTGGCCATGAAAGCAAACCCTCCATCAGAAGAGCAATTTGCGGACCTCTTCCAGAAAATCAAGTACTCCCTCTGTCTGCTG GACCGTCTCGGGTCATCCATCTCCCAGCCGGATGCACCAGAGCTGCTGCATCACGTCTTTGTGCCTCTCAGACTG CTGGTGAAAACAACTGGGGGGCCAGCATTAGGTGCATCGGTGGCTAGTCCAATTATGACCAGTGGTGCCGTTTCCCTGCTCCAGGAGCACTTGactgaggaggaaaaggagCTGTGGACTTCATTAGGAACCAACTGGACTTCCCCCCG TTCGGACCAAAGTGTGTCTGATCCTCCATATTCACCTATGTTCCTGGATGGTTGGCAGCCTCAGGCCTATGACTCAGCAGGGCAGGTTTTTGAAGATCCCATCCAACTGCAGCACAAACAGGATGCTGTCAGGCAAAGTAGGCGGAAACAAAGTCTACAGGAACAAGCTCGACCTACAGAAGAGGGCCACGGGGAAGgcgctgaggaagt AGATGAGAATGGACTTCCACCAGAGGGCGAGAGACTCTACTGCTGCAGTTATGACTTTGTGGCCAGAAACAGCAGTGAACTCTCTGTGCTTCAGGGAGAAACACTAGAG GTAATTGAATCATCAAAGCGCTGGTGGAAGTGTCGGAATCGTTTTGAACAGATAGGCTTTGTTCCCCATAATATTCTGGAGCCCCTGTCTGCTCTGAataacacacagagagacaatcGAGTGGTTCGAACAGAGTCAAAG AAAACAGCTCTTTTCCCTCAGACAATGCGCTTCTCATATGCTCCGTCAAGCCCAGACGGGACCAGTCCTACAGCTATAAGCCCAACAGTGCGAGCTCAGAGCATGTTTCTACCATCTACATTTATGTCAGGAGAAGATGGTGATCGAG TCTTGATAATGAATGACGAGCTTCTACAGCGATTAGCTCAGAAAAGAGGCTCAGTTCATCGGCCGGTGGTTCCTTGCCCATCTGAGACCTCTGCCCCCCTGAACTATCACTCGCCACACGCTGAGGTGGAGGCATGGCTCATCGAAAAGGCCTTCAGTCCCAA AACAATCCAGAGTTTGGCTATTTTATCTGGGGCACAGTTGTTCTCCCTGAATAAGGAGGAGCTCTGCACGGTGTCACCAGAAGAAGGAGCAAGAGTTTACCAACAGATACTGGTTCAGAAGGCGCTTCTTGAG GATGTGCGCAAAGCTTCGGAACTCGAGGCGGCGATGGAGAGACAGTAG
- the slc6a16a gene encoding sodium-dependent neutral amino acid transporter B(0)AT2, producing MTEKPPLDSNEDRGWLGEGQSETQLTAVPGPDGDANDADRPAWDSKLQYVLAQVGFSVGLGNVWRFPYLCHQNGGGAFMLLYVFLLLIVGVPLFFMELAAGQSIRQGSIGVWKHISPKLAGIGYSSCIVCFYVALYYNVIIAWSIFYLGNSFQYPLPWEHCPTDGTSNDTAKECASSSPTSYFWFRKALDITNSIEESGEFNPVMTGCLLAGWAIVALAMIKGIKSSAKVMYFSSVFPYVVLFIFLVRGLLLDGAMEGIAYMFYPKLEIWLNVQVWRQAATQVFFALGLGYGSVIAYSSYNPVHNNCHRDALMVSCINFMTSVLASLVVFVVLGFRAKNIALRCVAENLGVFKLMASNGSSQQWWPRFNMTDPSSVSIAEYTEWYDRYGSMVGPKITHCTLEEEMNKGVEGTGLAFIAFTEVMALFPASPFWSTLFFLMLLNLGLSTMFGTMQGILTPLMDNFSVLGRHRTLLTVSGCALGFIIGLLFTQRSGNYFVTMFDDYSATLPLVIVVIFETISVAWVYGTDRFLDDIEVMLKWRPPVVYKYLWKYVCLIAMISLLAASLLRMVFKAPTYTAWNQTTGSEMTLEYPGWALAMIVMLIVFASLPVPIGYIHSMLMNRMVQDGPSQEGPGQEMHRELYTKCNSTDQLDSNSHQSPSEEDQGRPRTTFLPVGNERYRLLPQQEEEEEEEEQDTGV from the exons ATG ACAGAGAAGCCTCCTCTGGACAGCAACGAGGATAGAGGCTGGCTGGGAGAGGGGCAGTCTGAAACGCAGCTTACAGCTGTACCCGGTCCTGACGGAGATGCAAATGATGCAGATCGGCCGGCGTGGGACTCTAAGCTCCAGTATGTGTTGGCACAGGTGGGCTTCAGTGTAGGCTTAGGGAATGTGTGGAGGTTCCCATACCTTTGCCACCAAAATGGAGGAG GGGCCTTCATgctgctttatgtttttcttttactgaTTGTGGGAGTTCCACTGTTTTTTATGGAGTTGGCAGCAGGCCAGAGTATTCGGCAGGGCAGCATCGGTGTATGGAAGCACATTTCCCCGAAGTTGGCTGGGATCGGCTACTCCAGCTGCATA GTTTGTTTTTACGTGGCTCTTTACTACAATGTTATAATTGCCTGGAGCATATTCTACTTAGGTAATTCCTTTCAGTATCCTCTGCCATGGGAACATTGTCCAACTGATGGAACCAGCAATGACACAG CAAAGGAATGTGCAAGTAGCTCCCCAACGTCATATTTCTGGTTTCGGAAAGCCCTCGACATCACAAATTCCATCGAAGAATCTGGAGAGTTTAACCCCGTCATGACAGGCTGTTTATTGGCTGGTTGGGCAATTGTGGCGCTGGCTATGATCAAGGGCATCAAATCCTCTGCAAAG GTGATGTACTTTTCCTCAGTTTTTCCCTATGTGGTGCTCTTTATTTTCCTTGTCAGAGGATTGTTATTGGATGGTGCCATGGAAGGAATCGCCTACATGTTTTATCCCAAA CTGGAAATCTGGCTCAATGTGCAGGTTTGGCGGCAGGCAGCTACACAGGTTTTTTTCGCCTTGGGTCTGGGCTATGGTTCTGTTATTGCGTATTCCTCCTACAATCCAGTCCATAACAATTGCCACAGGGATGCACTGATGGTCTCCTGCATCAACTTCATGACGTCTGTGCTGGCCTCGCTCGTGGTTTTCGTCGTGCTAGGCTTCCGTGCAAAAAACATTGCGCTGCGCTGCGTGGCTGA GAATCTAGGTGTATTTAAACTCATGGCATCTAACGGATCCAGCCAGCAGTGGTGGCCTCGGTTCAACATGACAGACCCAAGTTCTGTGTCCATAGCTGAATACACGGAGTGGTACGATCGCTATGGCTCCATGGTGGGTCCTAAAATCACTCACTGCACTCTGGAGGAGGAGATGAACAAG GGTGTTGAGGGGACAGGCCTGGCATTTATAGCATTCACTGAGGTGATGGCCCTGTTCCCAGCCAGCCCCTTCTGGTCCACACTGTTTTTCCTGATGCTGCTCAACCTGGGCCTCAGCACCATGTTTGGGACCATGCAGGGAATCCTCACGCCTCTCATGGACAATTTTAGTGTCTTGGGACGCCACCGGACCCTTCTCACTG TGTCTGGCTGTGCTTTAGGGTTCATAATAGGATTATTATTCACCCAACGCTCTGGCAACTATTTCGTGACTATGTTTGACGACTATTCTGCAACTCTGCCATTAGTCATTGTCGTCATTTTTGAAACCATCAGTGTGGCATGGGTTTATGGCACAGATCG CTTCCTGGATGATATTGAAGTCATGCTCAAGTGGCGCCCTCCAGTGGTGTACAAGTATCTTTGGAAATATGTGTGTTTAATAGCGATGATCAGTCTCCTGGCTGCCAGCTTGTTGCGCATGGTCTTCAAAGCCCCCACATACACCGCCTGGAATCAAACCACT GGTTCCGAGATGACTCTGGAGTACCCAGGCTGGGCCCTGGCTATGATTGTCATGCTCATAGTCTTTGCCAGCTTGCCAGTGCCCATTGGCTACATCCATTCCATGTTGATGAACCGCATGGTCCAAGACGGTCCATCCCAGGAGGGACCTGGTCAGGAGATGCACCGCGAGTTGTACACCAAGTGCAACTCCACAGATCAGCTGGATTCCAACTCTCATCAATCCCCCTCTGAGGAAGACCAGGGCCGCCCCAGGACTACCTTCCTGCCAGTGGGAAACGAACGCTACCGGCTTCTGCCccagcaggaggaagaggaggaagaggaggagcaagATACAGGTGTCTGA